From a region of the Enterobacter sp. JBIWA008 genome:
- a CDS encoding DNA repair protein — MSTPIKRLEIIKNAIELEDDDIIQSQLTRLKNEAFDDELQAIVVAFEQKNYTAAIRAITAWLQGQRAVTQWRDPQVAASKLELKALEERLRDLIDRRNARVQQLDEFNDLYFSRLGPLMQQILALRKTLAELNLRRQQAEARRREEDYRRCQRYMAQAVEVLATLTQRWRDLPADSVQAVEARKHLEQQSNLIANLLAEALELESGLTREEEPARQARDDANEEYEKYREQHHDAEVRLRKGKDLSEEDRNELKRLWRQASKLCHPDLVADDLKEEANAMMVQLNQAKQRGDVKTIRSLVARLQQGFEPLMASDRLNDLERIRKKMAQVREQIDILVNELAELEKEESWLLVSSLNNMEAYFAQQEKALHEVRASLEHQVSEAQLDSAA, encoded by the coding sequence ATGAGCACACCGATCAAACGGCTAGAAATCATTAAAAATGCCATTGAACTGGAAGATGACGACATCATCCAGAGCCAGCTGACACGCCTGAAAAATGAAGCGTTTGACGATGAGCTACAGGCAATCGTCGTGGCGTTTGAGCAGAAGAACTATACCGCGGCCATCCGGGCCATCACCGCCTGGCTGCAGGGCCAGCGCGCCGTGACCCAGTGGCGCGATCCGCAGGTGGCCGCCAGCAAGCTGGAGCTGAAGGCGCTGGAAGAGCGTCTGCGCGATCTGATTGACCGCCGCAACGCCCGGGTGCAGCAGCTCGATGAGTTCAACGATCTCTATTTCTCTCGACTCGGACCGCTGATGCAGCAGATCCTCGCCCTGCGCAAAACGCTGGCCGAACTCAACCTGCGTCGTCAGCAGGCGGAAGCGCGTCGTCGCGAGGAAGATTACCGTCGCTGCCAGCGCTATATGGCGCAGGCGGTAGAGGTACTGGCGACGCTCACCCAGCGCTGGCGCGATCTCCCGGCCGACTCCGTGCAGGCCGTTGAGGCGCGTAAGCATCTTGAGCAGCAAAGCAATCTGATTGCCAACCTGCTGGCCGAAGCGCTGGAGCTTGAGAGCGGCTTAACGCGCGAAGAGGAGCCTGCGCGTCAGGCGCGCGACGACGCTAACGAAGAGTACGAGAAGTATCGCGAGCAGCATCACGATGCCGAAGTGCGGCTGCGCAAGGGCAAAGATCTTTCGGAAGAGGATCGCAACGAGCTCAAGCGTCTCTGGCGTCAGGCGAGCAAGCTCTGCCATCCGGACCTGGTGGCAGACGACCTGAAAGAGGAAGCCAACGCGATGATGGTGCAGCTCAACCAGGCGAAGCAGCGTGGTGACGTTAAAACCATTCGCTCACTGGTGGCCCGCCTGCAGCAGGGCTTTGAGCCATTGATGGCAAGCGACAGGCTGAACGATCTGGAACGCATCCGCAAGAAAATGGCGCAGGTCCGCGAGCAGATCGACATCTTAGTGAACGAGCTGGCGGAGCTGGAGAAAGAGGAGTCCTGGCTGCTGGTCTCGTCGCTGAACAATATGGAAGCGTACTTCGCTCAGCAGGAGAAAGCGCTGCACGAGGTCCGCGCCTCGCTCGAACATCAGGTGAGCGAAGCGCAGCTGGATTCCGCCGCCTGA
- a CDS encoding lysozyme, producing MNSIIKRCSVAGVLALAVLMPDFRLLKTSPEGLALIADLEGCRLSPYRCSAGVWTSGIGHTANVVPTRDITEREAAVNLVADVLNVERRLAACAPVEMPPRVYDALVSFTFNVGAGAACRSTLVSFIKRKQWPQACGQLTRWVYVNGVKNAGLENRRVREKAWCMTGLP from the coding sequence GTGAACTCAATCATTAAACGTTGCAGCGTCGCCGGCGTGCTGGCCCTTGCGGTGCTGATGCCTGACTTTCGATTACTGAAAACGTCCCCGGAAGGACTGGCGTTGATTGCCGATCTCGAAGGATGTCGCCTTTCGCCCTACCGGTGTAGCGCCGGCGTATGGACGTCCGGCATTGGCCACACGGCAAACGTTGTGCCGACGCGGGACATTACCGAGCGTGAGGCTGCGGTAAACCTGGTCGCTGATGTGCTCAACGTTGAGCGGCGTCTGGCGGCGTGTGCACCGGTGGAGATGCCGCCCCGTGTCTACGACGCGCTGGTAAGTTTTACGTTTAATGTCGGCGCAGGCGCCGCCTGCCGTTCGACGCTGGTGTCCTTTATCAAACGTAAACAGTGGCCGCAGGCATGCGGACAGCTTACCCGCTGGGTGTACGTCAACGGCGTCAAAAATGCCGGGCTGGAAAACCGTCGTGTCCGCGAGAAGGCCTGGTGCATGACGGGGCTGCCGTGA
- a CDS encoding tail protein X, producing MKIYAMQGDTLDAVCARFYGRTAGVVEAVLKANPGLAELGVILPHGTPVEMPEVNSAPTKESVNLWD from the coding sequence ATGAAAATCTATGCAATGCAGGGGGACACGCTTGATGCCGTTTGCGCCCGCTTTTATGGGCGCACGGCTGGCGTCGTTGAAGCCGTTCTGAAGGCCAATCCTGGCCTCGCGGAGTTAGGCGTTATCTTGCCTCACGGCACGCCGGTAGAGATGCCGGAGGTGAATAGCGCCCCCACAAAAGAATCCGTAAACCTATGGGACTGA
- a CDS encoding DinI-like family protein, which produces MDRELNEQVMIERVEMIARLTTEGTCQERDREIALNLIAEIARGNLIKNNAFTVVFSASPVPERIKKEGNVRVNITLDKDQQIGHAVVEAFQCELTRRIRSLFPSSRVTVKIGSVTGVELQGLEKEADREALDAILREVWEDESWR; this is translated from the coding sequence GTGGACAGAGAGTTGAACGAGCAGGTCATGATTGAACGAGTCGAGATGATTGCGCGACTGACGACGGAAGGAACGTGTCAGGAAAGAGATCGTGAGATTGCCCTGAATTTGATTGCTGAGATTGCACGGGGAAATTTAATCAAGAACAACGCATTTACCGTTGTGTTCTCAGCATCGCCTGTTCCGGAACGAATCAAAAAAGAGGGCAACGTTCGGGTGAACATTACTCTCGATAAAGATCAGCAGATTGGCCATGCCGTCGTTGAAGCCTTTCAGTGCGAACTGACCCGCAGAATACGATCCCTGTTTCCGTCATCGCGGGTGACCGTAAAAATAGGATCGGTGACGGGGGTCGAGCTCCAGGGGCTTGAAAAAGAAGCCGATCGCGAGGCGCTGGACGCTATTCTCCGGGAAGTCTGGGAAGACGAGAGCTGGCGCTAG
- the lysB gene encoding Rz-like lysis system protein LysB (The gene for this Rz-like phage lysis system protein may overlap extensively with the gene for the other spanin subunit, the Rz1-like protein in the outer membrane.), protein MRTLMLALAGLLAITLWLRHENLNLSRSLAAANRVASEQKAALATLNQQLSLSQRMARANENAQVRLREELVAAGEERARREATIGRLLNENEALRRWYTAQLPDAVRRLHTRSACASAAHCLQRLPEGEPLPDAGKRTRH, encoded by the coding sequence GTGAGAACCCTCATGCTGGCGCTGGCCGGGCTGCTGGCCATCACGCTGTGGCTTCGCCATGAGAACCTGAACCTGTCCCGTTCCTTAGCCGCGGCCAACCGGGTCGCCAGCGAGCAAAAAGCGGCCCTCGCCACGCTTAACCAGCAGCTGTCCCTGTCGCAGCGGATGGCCAGAGCAAATGAAAACGCCCAGGTCAGGCTCCGTGAGGAGCTTGTGGCTGCGGGCGAGGAGAGAGCAAGACGGGAAGCGACTATCGGGAGATTACTCAATGAAAATGAAGCGTTACGCCGCTGGTATACCGCTCAGCTGCCTGATGCTGTCCGCAGGCTGCACACCCGCTCCGCCTGCGCCTCCGCAGCACATTGTTTACAACGCCTGCCCGAAGGTGAGCCGCTGCCCGATGCCGGGAAGCGAACCCGCCACTAA
- a CDS encoding PadR family transcriptional regulator, with protein MRHEHDSGGRRPRFFGHGDLRLVILDILTRSASHGYELIKEIENLTQGNYTPSPGVIYPTLDYLQDQTFITITEEESGRKKIAITAEGQRWLDENREQLEQIQVRIKARSVGFQLRKNPQMKRALDNFKAVLDLKVNQGELSDAQLKQIIGVIDRAALEISQLD; from the coding sequence ATGCGACACGAACACGACAGCGGCGGGCGCCGACCGCGCTTTTTCGGCCACGGCGATCTGCGGCTGGTGATTCTGGATATCCTGACCCGCAGCGCAAGCCACGGCTACGAGCTGATCAAAGAGATCGAGAACCTGACGCAGGGAAACTACACTCCGAGCCCGGGCGTGATCTATCCAACCCTGGATTATCTTCAGGATCAGACCTTTATCACCATTACGGAAGAAGAGAGCGGTCGTAAGAAGATTGCGATTACCGCTGAAGGACAACGCTGGCTGGACGAAAACCGGGAACAGCTGGAACAGATCCAGGTGCGTATCAAAGCGCGTTCCGTCGGTTTTCAGCTGCGCAAAAACCCGCAGATGAAGCGGGCGCTGGATAACTTCAAAGCGGTGTTAGACCTGAAGGTAAATCAGGGAGAGCTCAGCGACGCGCAGCTCAAGCAGATTATCGGCGTCATTGACCGCGCGGCGCTCGAGATCTCCCAGCTGGATTAA
- a CDS encoding HP1 family phage holin has translation MGLSLEKITTVIAYWLAVALAWFGAMSPEKVALYVGSLCAIFTALTNYWFKRKTWRYLQSLGLDKKSIRELNH, from the coding sequence ATGGGACTGAGCCTGGAGAAAATCACCACGGTTATCGCCTACTGGCTGGCCGTGGCGCTGGCCTGGTTCGGGGCGATGTCTCCTGAAAAAGTCGCGCTGTACGTGGGGAGTCTTTGCGCCATTTTTACCGCGCTGACGAATTACTGGTTTAAGCGAAAAACCTGGCGCTATCTCCAGTCTCTTGGCCTCGATAAGAAGAGCATTCGTGAACTCAATCATTAA
- a CDS encoding TraR/DksA family transcriptional regulator — protein sequence MADFIDLAQAREQEDRELYINRARRRPASPSRFLCEDCETPIPEARRMAVPGVALCVTCQEIAEMKNKHVRGG from the coding sequence ATGGCCGATTTTATCGATCTTGCGCAGGCGCGCGAGCAGGAGGACAGAGAGCTGTACATTAATCGCGCCCGCAGACGACCCGCATCGCCTTCGCGTTTCCTCTGCGAGGACTGCGAGACCCCGATACCTGAGGCGCGCCGAATGGCGGTGCCCGGCGTGGCCCTTTGCGTAACCTGCCAGGAGATCGCGGAGATGAAAAATAAGCACGTCCGGGGAGGATAA
- a CDS encoding DUF5347 domain-containing protein, protein MAIEAARARVPLSVGARLNGLNHVAELRARYGSDSAKELARFMAELRDKRDPCFEENSRALAAIFFLARLPVARHECDIGELTTEEKRALINAMNHFRAVVSLFPERLTMPI, encoded by the coding sequence ATGGCGATAGAAGCTGCCCGTGCAAGGGTTCCACTTAGCGTGGGAGCTCGTCTTAACGGGCTTAACCACGTCGCTGAACTGCGCGCCCGATACGGGAGCGATAGCGCAAAAGAGCTGGCGCGGTTTATGGCCGAGCTGCGCGATAAGCGCGATCCCTGTTTTGAGGAGAACAGCAGGGCGCTGGCCGCCATCTTTTTCCTGGCGAGATTGCCCGTCGCCCGTCATGAGTGCGATATCGGCGAGCTGACGACCGAAGAGAAACGGGCGCTGATTAACGCCATGAACCATTTTCGTGCTGTTGTGAGTTTATTTCCTGAACGGCTGACCATGCCGATATAA
- a CDS encoding methyl-accepting chemotaxis protein: protein MFLHDVKIGTKLFLAFGFFIVLMAISASLSLMSLNRANNGMQSIITSDYPTTVKANQLIDNFQEFISTQQLMLLDEQGTYTGQSQQRLKEISEHITVILGELNNALQDQKSQQVLADIRSVRQQYLDSRYRILQAVQNNNRAGAIQEMMTTTLAVQQAYKAKVKELITIQNSEMQSAGAQVEGDFRSNRLLLILLTLFSVGAGSLIGWFIVRAITRPLGEAVHFAKAISEGDLTGSITPHGKDETGLLLHALMEMKTRLLDIVQQVQTGSENISSAAAQIVAGNQDLAARTEEQASSVEQTAASMEQITATVKNTASHTGEATNLSADAATVVKNNGEMMKQVTSKMRLINETSNRMSDIIDLIDAIAFQTNILALNAAVEAARAGEHGRGFAVVAGEVRQLAQKSASSASEIRELIESSTSQTQDGMNLVEKASALINGMVGNVEEMDAILREIRQASHEQTEGISQINSAIGLIDATTQQNSALVEESVAAAASLNEQAMHLKELVRVFRVSEHAPA from the coding sequence ATGTTCTTACATGACGTAAAGATCGGCACGAAATTATTTCTGGCGTTTGGGTTCTTTATTGTCCTGATGGCGATCAGCGCGAGCCTGTCTCTGATGAGTCTGAACCGGGCAAATAACGGGATGCAATCCATTATTACCAGTGATTATCCGACCACGGTAAAAGCGAACCAGTTAATTGATAATTTCCAGGAATTTATTAGCACTCAACAGCTGATGCTGCTCGACGAGCAGGGCACCTACACGGGGCAATCTCAGCAGCGCCTGAAAGAGATCAGCGAGCACATCACGGTGATCCTGGGCGAGCTTAACAACGCGCTGCAGGATCAAAAGTCTCAGCAGGTGCTGGCGGATATCCGCAGCGTGCGTCAGCAGTATCTGGACTCGCGCTACCGCATTTTGCAGGCAGTGCAAAACAACAATCGTGCGGGCGCTATTCAGGAGATGATGACCACCACCCTCGCCGTGCAGCAGGCTTATAAAGCGAAGGTGAAAGAGCTGATTACCATTCAAAACAGCGAGATGCAGAGTGCTGGCGCGCAGGTGGAAGGGGATTTCAGGTCTAACCGCCTGCTGCTGATCCTGCTCACGCTCTTTAGCGTCGGGGCAGGCAGCCTGATCGGCTGGTTTATCGTGCGCGCTATCACTCGTCCGCTCGGCGAGGCGGTGCATTTCGCTAAAGCCATTTCCGAGGGCGATCTGACGGGCAGCATCACGCCACACGGCAAAGACGAAACGGGTCTTCTGCTGCATGCGCTGATGGAGATGAAAACGCGACTGCTGGACATTGTGCAGCAGGTGCAAACCGGCTCGGAGAATATCTCCAGCGCAGCCGCGCAGATTGTCGCCGGGAATCAGGATCTGGCCGCGCGCACGGAAGAGCAGGCAAGCTCCGTTGAACAGACCGCCGCCTCGATGGAGCAGATCACCGCGACGGTGAAAAATACCGCCTCGCATACCGGGGAAGCCACCAACCTCTCGGCGGATGCCGCCACGGTGGTCAAAAACAACGGCGAGATGATGAAGCAGGTGACCAGCAAAATGCGCCTGATTAACGAAACGTCGAACCGGATGTCCGACATTATCGACCTGATCGACGCCATTGCGTTCCAGACCAACATTCTGGCGCTGAACGCGGCGGTGGAAGCGGCGCGTGCCGGTGAGCACGGTCGCGGCTTCGCGGTGGTGGCCGGTGAGGTACGTCAGCTTGCCCAGAAGAGCGCATCGTCTGCCAGCGAAATCCGCGAGCTGATTGAGAGCTCTACCAGCCAGACCCAGGACGGGATGAACCTGGTTGAAAAAGCGAGTGCGTTGATCAACGGGATGGTCGGCAACGTGGAAGAGATGGATGCGATCCTGCGCGAAATCCGCCAGGCCAGCCACGAACAGACGGAAGGTATCTCGCAGATTAACAGCGCGATTGGCCTGATTGACGCCACCACCCAGCAGAACTCCGCGCTGGTGGAGGAGTCCGTCGCGGCGGCGGCATCGCTTAACGAACAGGCGATGCACCTGAAAGAGCTGGTACGCGTCTTCCGCGTGAGCGAGCACGCACCGGCTTAA
- a CDS encoding replication endonuclease — MATSFAYPWNAPRSAIASPYLTHAQQQRRDRLFAALQQARIALSQQPDCVRFEIWRTVDALEQHRGSPQANAFLIRFCKRMLPRLRRVSERYACAGLHDELSRAVFDGHFDTQLLQYLASRMVELVARYNRLPDMSRADIDLLAADIASFIRGELANINDAEMGEYQTLYVWYQRAGLIARQFNVSPPHWERVSKTFFDKDDVAAAVIRMFSEAWWRGRLRRVAAAWREHLQIALGNVSKRRAAYASKRCVTEWREQKRRTREFLKGMELEDEEGNRISLIEKYDTSVANPAIRRCELMTRIRGFENICEALGYVGEFYTLTAPAQYHATLKSGFPNAKWNGASPADTQIYFTRLWARIRAKLHRDGRRIFGIRVAEPHHDGTPHWHMLMFMLPEDVECVRRIIGDYARQEENAELQIESARQARFHADAIDPQKGSATGYIAKYISKNIDGYALDGETDSESGGLLKETASAVSAWAGRWHIRQFQFIGGAPVTVYRELRRLVDTEAASGLSVEFTAVHEAADAGDWAGYVTAQGGPFVRRDDLQVRTLYEPRAGFNQYGEETVRIRGVYDSAVGAGSPILTRLTQWKVVPKRAADLKDAPVSPRSSVNNCTQTDLSQPLSRRARRALTERIKFIRPGATSPVVFANDPQNGVPEKVIDEIRLATGIAISRAEALHLMAGGISRFNDKWCRGAADGSLFPAPCSYQQKARKILERIGYLTDLFAQRAR; from the coding sequence TTGGCTACGTCATTTGCGTATCCGTGGAATGCCCCGCGGTCGGCCATTGCCAGCCCTTATCTCACCCATGCCCAACAGCAGCGCCGCGATCGCCTTTTCGCGGCGCTGCAGCAGGCAAGAATTGCCCTCTCACAGCAGCCCGACTGCGTACGCTTCGAAATCTGGCGCACGGTTGACGCCCTCGAACAGCATCGGGGCAGCCCGCAGGCCAACGCCTTTTTGATCCGCTTCTGCAAAAGGATGTTACCCCGCCTGCGGCGGGTCTCTGAACGCTATGCCTGCGCAGGCCTGCACGACGAGCTCTCCAGGGCCGTGTTTGACGGCCATTTCGACACTCAGCTTTTGCAATACCTCGCCTCGCGGATGGTCGAACTGGTTGCCCGCTATAACCGCCTTCCGGATATGTCCCGCGCGGACATCGACCTGCTGGCCGCAGATATCGCCAGCTTTATTCGCGGCGAGCTGGCGAATATTAACGATGCTGAGATGGGCGAATACCAGACGCTGTACGTCTGGTATCAGCGCGCCGGGCTGATCGCCCGGCAGTTCAACGTGTCGCCTCCGCACTGGGAGCGGGTGTCGAAGACGTTTTTCGACAAAGATGACGTTGCTGCGGCGGTGATCCGCATGTTCTCCGAGGCGTGGTGGCGCGGGCGCCTGCGTCGGGTCGCGGCTGCCTGGCGCGAGCATCTGCAGATTGCCCTCGGCAACGTCAGCAAACGGAGAGCGGCGTATGCGAGCAAACGCTGCGTGACCGAGTGGCGCGAGCAGAAGCGCCGCACCCGCGAATTTCTCAAGGGCATGGAGCTGGAGGATGAAGAGGGTAACCGCATCAGCCTGATTGAAAAATACGATACCTCGGTGGCCAACCCGGCGATACGCCGCTGTGAACTGATGACCCGCATTCGCGGGTTTGAAAATATCTGCGAGGCGCTGGGCTACGTGGGCGAGTTCTATACCTTAACCGCGCCCGCGCAGTATCACGCGACGCTGAAATCAGGCTTCCCCAACGCGAAGTGGAACGGGGCCAGCCCGGCGGATACGCAAATCTACTTTACCCGTCTCTGGGCGCGTATCCGGGCAAAGCTCCACCGGGACGGGCGCCGTATCTTTGGTATCCGCGTTGCGGAACCCCATCACGACGGTACACCCCACTGGCACATGCTGATGTTTATGCTGCCGGAAGACGTCGAATGCGTTCGCCGGATTATCGGGGACTACGCGCGGCAGGAGGAGAACGCTGAGCTGCAGATCGAAAGCGCCAGACAGGCTCGCTTTCACGCGGACGCGATCGATCCGCAGAAAGGCAGCGCTACCGGCTATATCGCCAAATACATCTCAAAGAATATCGACGGCTATGCGCTCGATGGCGAGACCGATAGCGAAAGCGGTGGGCTGCTGAAGGAGACGGCGTCCGCCGTGTCGGCCTGGGCGGGGCGCTGGCACATTCGCCAGTTTCAGTTCATCGGCGGCGCGCCGGTAACGGTCTACCGCGAGCTGCGACGTCTGGTGGATACCGAGGCCGCGAGCGGTCTGAGCGTTGAGTTTACCGCCGTCCATGAGGCTGCCGACGCCGGAGACTGGGCGGGTTACGTTACCGCGCAGGGCGGGCCGTTTGTGCGTCGCGATGATTTACAGGTGCGCACGCTGTATGAGCCGCGCGCCGGGTTTAACCAGTACGGCGAGGAAACGGTCCGCATCCGCGGCGTGTACGATTCTGCCGTTGGCGCGGGCAGCCCAATTTTAACCCGACTCACGCAGTGGAAAGTTGTGCCGAAGCGGGCCGCGGATCTTAAGGACGCGCCCGTATCCCCTCGGAGTTCTGTCAATAACTGTACGCAGACCGATCTTTCTCAACCCCTCAGCCGGCGTGCGAGGCGGGCGTTAACCGAACGCATCAAATTCATCCGCCCTGGCGCTACATCGCCCGTCGTCTTCGCGAACGACCCGCAGAACGGGGTACCGGAGAAGGTGATCGATGAGATACGGCTCGCCACCGGGATAGCCATCAGCCGGGCAGAAGCCCTGCATCTTATGGCGGGAGGCATCAGCCGCTTTAACGATAAATGGTGCAGGGGCGCAGCTGACGGATCGCTATTTCCTGCACCGTGCTCTTACCAGCAAAAGGCGCGGAAAATCCTTGAACGTATTGGGTATTTAACGGATCTCTTCGCTCAGAGAGCACGCTAA
- a CDS encoding siderophore-interacting protein: MASTRYPQRVRNDLRFRELTVLRVERASAGFQRIVLGGEALEGFSSRGFDDHTKVFFPAPGTVFVPPVVTDEGIDWGDGVRPQTRDYTPLYDEANHELVLDFFVHDGGVASRWAVEAKAGDRLTIGGPRGSLVVPEDYAWQLYVCDESGMPALRRRLESIAKLPVRPEIHAVVTVGDESYKDYLAHLSEFNITWVVGHSEQAVADHLAALTVPGEDYFIWLTGEGKVVKTLSRQFETDAIDPQLVRASAYWHAK, encoded by the coding sequence ATGGCATCTACCCGTTACCCACAGCGTGTTCGAAATGATCTGCGTTTTCGCGAGCTGACGGTGCTCCGCGTTGAGCGCGCCAGTGCGGGTTTCCAGCGTATTGTTTTAGGCGGCGAGGCGCTGGAGGGCTTTAGCTCCCGGGGTTTCGACGACCATACCAAAGTCTTTTTCCCGGCCCCTGGAACGGTGTTTGTACCGCCGGTGGTCACCGATGAAGGCATCGACTGGGGCGACGGTGTGCGTCCTCAGACGCGCGACTATACGCCGCTGTACGACGAGGCAAATCATGAGCTGGTACTCGATTTCTTCGTTCACGACGGCGGCGTTGCCAGCCGCTGGGCGGTCGAGGCGAAAGCGGGAGACAGGCTGACCATCGGCGGCCCGCGAGGTTCGCTGGTGGTGCCGGAGGATTACGCCTGGCAGCTGTACGTGTGCGACGAATCCGGCATGCCCGCGCTGCGTCGACGCTTAGAGAGCATTGCTAAACTGCCGGTTCGCCCGGAAATTCATGCGGTAGTGACGGTCGGGGACGAATCTTATAAAGACTATCTGGCGCACCTGAGCGAATTCAACATCACATGGGTGGTGGGCCACAGCGAGCAGGCGGTAGCGGACCATCTGGCGGCGCTGACCGTTCCGGGGGAAGACTACTTCATCTGGCTGACCGGGGAAGGGAAGGTGGTGAAAACGCTGAGCCGTCAGTTTGAAACCGACGCGATTGACCCACAGCTGGTGCGTGCCAGCGCATACTGGCACGCCAAATAA
- a CDS encoding phage repressor protein CI: protein MILDSQVNNEELLDRICQVYGFTQKIQLARHFNIAASSLQNRYARGTISYDFAVQCALDTGASLRWLMTGQGAQFEGNPAPGDPVSVTSYTLSDGRLEENTILSIDSAVFSKPLARGIAVRAEGKLHFIEKDASLTDGLWLVEIEGTASIRDLTLLPGKKLHVAGGKIPFECGIDEIKTVGRVVGIYSEVS from the coding sequence TTGATTTTAGATTCTCAAGTGAATAATGAAGAGTTACTCGATAGAATCTGTCAGGTATATGGTTTCACGCAGAAAATCCAGCTGGCCCGGCACTTTAATATCGCCGCCAGCTCGCTTCAGAACCGCTACGCGCGCGGTACCATCTCTTACGACTTTGCGGTTCAGTGTGCGCTGGACACCGGCGCCAGCCTTCGCTGGCTGATGACCGGGCAAGGTGCGCAGTTTGAAGGTAACCCCGCGCCGGGCGATCCCGTTTCGGTTACCTCATACACCCTTAGTGATGGAAGACTCGAAGAAAATACTATTTTGAGTATCGACTCTGCTGTCTTTAGCAAACCGCTGGCGCGCGGCATCGCCGTCCGGGCGGAGGGAAAGCTGCACTTTATTGAAAAAGACGCATCGTTAACCGACGGCCTGTGGCTGGTTGAGATTGAAGGCACCGCCAGCATCCGCGACCTGACGCTGCTGCCGGGTAAAAAACTCCACGTGGCGGGCGGCAAAATTCCGTTTGAGTGCGGTATCGACGAGATAAAAACGGTGGGTCGCGTAGTGGGGATTTACAGCGAGGTGAGCTGA
- a CDS encoding DUF2732 family protein, whose translation MRNSENRPYPIGSEELKRLLMEAKTEERCARALAVSLRLEALASHIYKTGMSGEDVAELLCHEAARYERESQELH comes from the coding sequence ATGCGAAACAGTGAAAACCGCCCTTATCCGATCGGAAGTGAAGAACTGAAGCGCCTGCTGATGGAGGCAAAAACGGAGGAACGATGCGCGCGAGCCCTCGCGGTCTCCCTGCGCCTGGAGGCGCTGGCGAGCCATATCTACAAAACCGGCATGAGCGGAGAGGACGTTGCCGAACTGCTGTGCCACGAGGCGGCCCGCTACGAGCGTGAATCTCAGGAGCTGCACTGA